Below is a window of Oryza brachyantha chromosome 10, ObraRS2, whole genome shotgun sequence DNA.
gtaatataagaagacTCAgtgaaatttgattttaaatttaaactttaattacttgttatttgagagttgcacaattatttttcttcatttgatatatacaaacattatcaatttttcatttattataagGAGACGCAAAGTTATATGGGATGCAACTCATTATAAAGTagctttcattaaatttagctttataggtttaaattttgggctaatattagataatgtaaataaattatttaattatagttgTCCTTGCAATGTGTTAGTATGATTCCATAGTTATTCTAAAGTTAATGTATCAATTTGCTGTTgcaatgtttttaaaatttatatataaatttggtgttgcaagttctaaaattattgtccaaacttgaaaacttacaattaaaatatgttgtagcctataatatatttttcaaagcTAAAATACTCgtcatttacatttttttctgcTATTTTGTCAGAGTTTATGTAGATAATCAtagtaacaaaatatttgatagAGAAACAACTttgaatgtttggtttatgtgattatatttggaaaaaattaGAATACTTATTTATATTACTAAATTGAATTATAGCGTTAACACACCTAGAGTACCAGTGACTTGTAAATGATACAAGAGATGACCTTGtactatgtaaaaaaaaaaattagtatgtATGGAAGGACATTTCATCGCATGCATTAGCATCCGCTCGCCGTCCAGGTTTCGGTGGCCCATGCCATAGCAAATGTCATTCAATGCACTCTGTTGGGCAGATGAGCTGCAACTTTTCCTACTATTTCTGATAATTTTATCTCATAATATCACCAGATCCACCAGTCCTCCAGTGATACTTTTCCATTATAATCTGGCAATGTATCTGCAAGCTAGCTAGGACCACATCCATATCCATTTTCCCAAGAAAACTCAGCAAATGTGTGGTTGTATAGCTAATTAGGTAGCAGTAGCAGTGGTGACCATGAAGGGGATTGTGCGCCGGTGCTGTGACGAATCGAAGCTGCTGTGGCGCGTCGCCTTCCCGGCGGTGCTCGTGGAGGTGCTCCAGTTCTCCATCGGCTTCGTCACGGCGGGCTTCGTCGGCCACCTCGGGGTggtcgagctcgccgccgtcaccgccgtcgagAGCATCTTGGAGGGCTTCGCTTACGGTGTCctggtacgtacgtacgtacgcttGCGGCTTGCCGTCGCCACGCGCTCGCCGGCCGTCCCGGATCGCTGGCTGACGTGAGATGCGGATGCACGCGTGCAGTTCGGCATGGGGTGCGCGCTCGATACGCTGTGCGGCCAGGCGGTGGGCGCCGGCCGGCTGGAGTCGCTCGGCGTCTACGTCCAGCAGTCGTGGATCGTGTGCGGCGCCACCGCGCTGGCGCTCACGCCGGCGTacgccttcgccgcgccgATCCTGCGCTCGCTCCTCCGGCAGCcggccgacgtcgccgccgccgccgggccctACGCGCTgtgggcggcgccgcggctgcTTGCGCACGCCGCCAACTTCCCGCTCCAGAAGTTCTTCCAGACACAGAGCAGGGTCTGGGCGCTCACCGCCatctccgccgcggcgctcgcCGTCCACGCCGCGCTCACCTACGTCGCCGTCGTGAGGCTCGGGTACGGCCTGCGCGGggcggccgtcgccgggaACGTCTCCTACTGGCTGATCGACGCCGCGCAGTTCGTCTACCTAGTCTCCGGCCGCTTCCCGGAGGCGTGGAAGGGGTTCACCACGGCGGCGTTCAGCAACCTCGCCGCGTTCGTCAAGCTGTCACTCGTGTCGGCCGTCATGGTCTGGTCGGTAAAAATTACCTCggattttattattatttttattattatcattaatTTTACTACCtgaataataattttctaGTTGTCAGTAATATTTTGATGacaatattttaatcatatttatttgatttttaatgtatCAAAAGCTTGGAGTTTTGGTACTACGCTGCATTGCTCATTCTTGTCGGTCTCCTTGAGAATGCCCAATTCCAGCTTGATATCATGTCAATTTGGTAAGTTTTACTAGTTAAACTTTACAACACCTGCAAATTATCGCAGATGCAAGCTTTGTAGAACCAATTTTGCCTTTGATTTACAGCATCAACTACGAGTTCTGGACCATGATGGTTGCACTGGGTTTCAGCGAAGCAGTCAGGTACAAACAGAAAGATTACATATAATACCCATTATATCGTACGGTCATGCCACACATTTACACATGCTGTCGTATTATACATCCAAAGTTTAGGAGCTTCTTATAGACATATGAaataattttccttttctgagATATTACTTAGTCTTATTATTCATGTACAGATGAGTGTTCAAACTTCTTACTACTTAATTAATACTTCCTCCGTAAAAAATatcgtttataaaaaaattgggcaaacttctaaaattctgaCAATCAATTTCatgttagaataaatttacaatataCAGTAAGTTtgtgatattatgatagtacttttcaaacaaaatctatgtatattatttgttttatatataaactaaggatttaagaaattattgatgCTCGTTTTACAAGATTAAccaaatcttttttaaaatggcAAATACATTTAACTGGAGGGATAActtgtatttttcataattaatcaattttaaggttttttgcAACAAGTACTGACAGTTACATGAATTAGTTTATGGCTTcacaaatacatataaatgCCATTTTGAAAGGttttgtattaatttattttttatttaatagtttTTGAATTCAGGAATTGTATCTTGTGTGAAATAATAAGTTTAGTTTcgtttttaagaaataatttagaattaaGGCATACAATGAAATAATAAGTTTAGTTTcgtttttaagaaataatttagaattaaGGCATACAATGTTTTACCTGCATGTAGactcattttttatgattCAATAATTTAAAGTTCATAATGAATAAATATGTAGTCATGGTCATCTTGGACTCTTAgttttatatgtttaatgtaGTATTACAAAGCTATGGACACTTAATTAACGCATTAAATTTCTAGCCGTTATAATTTTGTCCGACCTAaacaaatagtaaattatattaattgcCCAATTAATGTTGAAATTTTTAACGAGGGGCTAACTAGCATACATGCAAACAAGAGAGGTTAAATTTCATTGGTCAAAACCGATCTCCTCGTTGGCTTTGACCAGCATGAAAACGATTGCGCGCGACGTAAATATACCCTTTATAAAAGAGTAAATTTACATTTAGAGTTAATTGCGGTTTGGAACCTCATTTTCTTGACAAATTTTACTTTGGACTCTTATACATATACTTTGCTTTTAGACCCTTTTCCTTGCCTTTGTTTTACTTCGTACCCCTTTTCTATTCTTCGATCCACTTTTCCATATGGAGGTAACAACTCTAACTCCATGGTTGTACCTAGGGGTGGGAATAGACCAAGACCCGTAGGTTGACTCGTAGATTCTTTcataaccctatttaattctaaaaaattttagctcaaaactctgtataattttatttttaacccgtTTTAAACCTGcctattaaattttgtaggtaa
It encodes the following:
- the LOC102702092 gene encoding protein DETOXIFICATION 29-like, whose amino-acid sequence is MKGIVRRCCDESKLLWRVAFPAVLVEVLQFSIGFVTAGFVGHLGVVELAAVTAVESILEGFAYGVLFGMGCALDTLCGQAVGAGRLESLGVYVQQSWIVCGATALALTPAYAFAAPILRSLLRQPADVAAAAGPYALWAAPRLLAHAANFPLQKFFQTQSRVWALTAISAAALAVHAALTYVAVVRLGYGLRGAAVAGNVSYWLIDAAQFVYLVSGRFPEAWKGFTTAAFSNLAAFVKLSLVSAVMVCLEFWYYAALLILVGLLENAQFQLDIMSICINYEFWTMMVALGFSEAVSVRVSNELGARRQKEAKFSVAVASLTSAMIGTIFMSIFFIWRTSLPRLFSNDEEVVEGAARLGYLLAVTVLFGNIGPVLSGVAVGAGWQMQVAFVNIGCYYLVGIPFGVLFGFKLKLGALGIWMGMLAGTSLQMAIVLFIIMRTKWEAQAILAEKRISELGGQRATIDRT